In Geopsychrobacter electrodiphilus DSM 16401, a single window of DNA contains:
- a CDS encoding DUF362 domain-containing protein — translation MAHTISDECINCGACEPVCPVEAISEQGDVRVIDAETCTDCGACVDSCPVDAISA, via the coding sequence ATGGCCCATACTATTTCTGATGAGTGCATCAACTGTGGTGCTTGCGAGCCGGTTTGCCCGGTCGAGGCAATTTCTGAGCAGGGCGACGTTCGCGTGATCGATGCAGAGACCTGCACCGATTGTGGTGCTTGCGTTGATTCTTGCCCGGTTGACGCTATCTCCGCCTGA